Proteins found in one Zea mays cultivar B73 chromosome 1, Zm-B73-REFERENCE-NAM-5.0, whole genome shotgun sequence genomic segment:
- the LOC100281152 gene encoding neurogenic locus notch protein precursor-like precursor: protein MLRRARVPCAAAPAPAPAVVVAVALLALSAVAAADFFSPLAPIFSPVINSICSTVACGQGNCTVAPGTLGYRCDCRPGWTQLHVGDSLRFLPCVIPNCSIDSSCFNGSPAPAPALALTPLPPPKNFSLDPCELAYCGAGGTCRKNGSGMSYHCECKEGYSNLLNMTAMPCFQNCSIGADCASIGIHPSSTSNSPPAPPGSESISNQGSTAAPGSISQRILLPLLLMVVVSLAVGYVM, encoded by the exons ATGCTCCGCCGAGCAAGGGTTCCCTGCGCCgcggcgcccgcgcccgcgcccgcggtcGTCGTGGCGGTGGCGCTCCTGGCCCTCAGCGCCGTGGCCGCCGCCGACTTCTTCTCCCCTCTCGCCCccatcttctcccccgtcatca ATTCCATATGCAGCACGGTGGCCTGCGGGCAGGGCAACTGCACGGTGGCGCCGGGCACGCTGGGCTACCGCTGCGACTGCCGCCCGGGCTGGACGCAGCTCCACGTCGGCGACAGCCTCAGGTTCCTGCCCTGCGTCATCCCAAACT GCTCCATCGACAGCTCATGTTTCAATGGTTCGCCGGCGCCGGCACCGGCGCTAGCGCTGACGCCTTTGCCGCCACCTAAAAACTTCTCGCTCGACC CATGCGAGCTAGCGTACTGCGGCGCCGGCGGCACGTGCAGGAAGAACGGCTCCGGCATGAGCTACCACTGCGAGTGCAAGGAGGGGTACAGCAACCTCCTCAACATGACCGCGATGCCTTGCTTCCAGAACT GTTCCATCGGCGCAGACTGCGCGAGCATAGGTATTCATCCCTCCTCGACCAGCAACAGCCCGCCCGCGCCACCTGGCTCCGAGAGCATTTCTAACCAAGGCAGTACAGCGGCACCAG GATCCATTTCACAGCGGATTCTACTGCCACTGCTGCTGATGGTGGTGGTCTCATTGGCCGTCGGTTACGTGATGTAG